The proteins below are encoded in one region of Phaseolus vulgaris cultivar G19833 chromosome 1, P. vulgaris v2.0, whole genome shotgun sequence:
- the LOC137815014 gene encoding probable methyltransferase PMT11, with the protein MTGDFLRTPLSLKIAVVFFIAVTFFYFGKHWSDGYQQLVFFNTQRSDPDPNTSPVVSTSPNYAKSFNLSALIDQNSTQPVPENAPPPPQPDASIEQLGIVNENGTMSNEFEVGDFEPGMVDQWVNESQVEREGSSSDFELVKKFGLCPREMREYIPCLDNEDAIRKLPSTDKGERFERHCPEQGQGLNCLVPAPTGYRTPIPWPRSRDEVWFYNVPHTRLVEDKGGQNWISRDKDKFKFPGGGTQFIHGANEYLDHISKMIPEITFGRHIRVVLDVGCGVASFGAYLLSRNVVPMSVAPKDVHENQIQFALERGVPAMAAAFATRRLLYPSQAFDLVHCSRCRINWTRDDGILLLEVNRMIRAGGYFVWAAQPVYKHEEALEEQWEEMLNLTARLCWNFLKKDGYIAVWQKPFDNSCYTNREAGTKPPLCDPSDDPDSVWYVDLKACISELPKNGYGANVTEWPARLQAPPDRLQSIKLDAFESRSELFKAESRYWKEIIASYVRALHWKNIRLRNIMDMRAGFGGFAAALIEQNFESWVMNVVPVSGPNTLPVIYDRGLIGVMHDWCEAFDTYPRTYDLLHAANLLSVERKRCNVSSIMLEMDRILRPGGHVYIRDSLEIMDELQEIAKAIGWHVMLRDTEEGPHASYRVLVGEKHLLRS; encoded by the exons ATGACTGGCGATTTTCTCCGGACACCGCTCTCTCTCAAGATCGCCGTCGTCTTCTTCATCGCCGTCACCTTCTTCTACTTCGGCAAACACTGGTCCGATGGCTACCAGCAGCTCGTGTTTTTCAACACTCAACGTTCCGACCCGGATCCGAACACGAGTCCGGTCGTTTCCACGTCGCCGAATTACGCCAAATCCTTTAACCTCTCTGCCCTTATTGACCAGAACAGTACCCAACCGGTGCCGGAAAATGCCCCGCCGCCTCCGCAGCCGGATGCGTCGATCGAGCAACTGGGGATCGTGAACGAGAATGGCACGATGTCCAATGAGTTCGAGGTGGGGGATTTTGAACCGGGTATGGTGGATCAGTGGGTGAACGAGTCCCAGGTTGAGAGGGAAGGCTCTTCTTCTGATTTTGAATTGGTGAAGAAGTTTGGGTTGTGCCCGCGCGAGATGAGAGAGTATATACCTTGTTTGGATAACGAGGACGCGATTCGGAAGCTGCCATCCACCGATAAAGGGGAGAGGTTCGAGCGGCATTGCCCCGAGCAAGGTCAAGGGTTGAATTGCTTGGTTCCTGCTCCCACTGGGTACCGTACTCCTATTCCATGGCCCAGAAGCCGAGATGAG GTATGGTTCTATAATGTTCCTCACACACGTCTTGTTGAGGATAAAGGAGGCCAAAACTGGATTTCTAGAGACAAGGATAAGTTCAAATTCCCGGGAGGTGGCACTCAGTTTATACATGGGGCAAATGAATACTTGGACCATATTTCTAAG atGATTCCTGAAATTACCTTTGGTCGGCATATACGTGTTGTTCTTGATGTTGGTTGCGGCGTTGCTAGTTTTGGTGCATACTTGCTGTCACGGAATGTTGTCCCTATGTCGGTTGCTCCCAAGGATGTTCATGAGAATCAGATTCAGTTTGCTCTTGAGCGTGGTGTACCGGCAATGGCAGCAGCATTTGCAACTAGAAGATTGTTATATCCAAgtcaagcttttgacttggTACATTGCTCACGCTGTAGAATTAATTGGACTAGAGATG ATGGGATACTGCTGCTTGAAGTTAATAGGATGATAAGAGCAGGAGGGTACTTTGTCTGGGCTGCCCAACCAGTTTATAAGCACGAAGAAGCGTTAGAAGAACAATGGGAAG AGATGCTTAATCTTACAGCTCGACTCTGTTggaattttttgaaaaaagatGGGTACATTGCAGTATGGCAGAAACCGTTTGACAATAGTTGCTACACAAACCGTGAGGCAGGAACTAAACCTCCATTGTGTGACCCAAGTGATGACCCAGACAGCGTCTG GTATGTTGATCTAAAAGCATGCATCTCTGAATTGCCTAAGAACGGCTATGGAGCAAATGTCACTGAATGGCCAGCTCGTTTGCAAGCCCCTCCTGACAGGCTTCAAAGCATAAAGCTAGATGCTTTCGAATCCAGATCAGAGCTATTTAAGGCAGAATCTAGATATTGGAAGGAAATAATAGCAAGTTATGTTCGTGCTTTACACTGGAAAAATATCAGACTAAGAAATATTATGGACATGCGAGCAGGTTTTGGAGG ATTTGCAGCAGCATTGATTGAGCAGAATTTTGAAAGCTGGGTTATGAATGTTGTTCCTGTTAGTGGTCCAAACACTCTTCCAGTTATATATGACCGTGGATTGATCGGAGTTATGCATGACTG GTGTGAGGCATTTGACACCTACCCAAGAACCTATGATTTACTGCATGCTGCCAACCTCCTTTCCGTTGAGAGGAAAAG ATGCAATGTCTCATCCATTATGCTTGAGATGGATCGGATACTAAGACCTGGTGGACATGTATACATCCGTGATTCTCTTGAAATTATGGACGAACTTCAAGAGATTGCAAAGGCAATAGGCTGGCACGTAATGTTGCGAGACACAGAGGAGGGGCCTCATGCAAGTTATAGGGTATTGGTTGGTGAGAAGCACTTACTACGCTCCTGA